In the Andrena cerasifolii isolate SP2316 chromosome 3, iyAndCera1_principal, whole genome shotgun sequence genome, GAATCATAATATACACCACGAATACATAAATGTCCGAACAAACCAATTTCTCTACTCTCTCCTACTGCAAAATAGAATTTTATACTCACAACGAGATCACTATTAATAAGGACTAAAGCAGCACCATATTCTCTATGTACAGCATGAGTGTACACAGAGCAATTGTAACAACGGTGAATGACCCATGATCCAACGTTTCTTATCTCCACTAAACCTGGTTGTTCCTTAGTAATACCTTCCAATTCAGACACCGTTGCAAGATTCTGTTtagaataaacatttctaataaaaaaaattgcgagCAACTGTACATTCTACTAATTCTAAAAGAAAGTGATGTCATTCAGGTATGAAAATGCTGGTTGCCTTTTAAATTATAAGTTATTCTTAAAGTGAAAGTTTTATGTACATaaaagaaagaaggagaaagaaaaatatctgACCTGGCAAAAGAAACCATCAGTCTGTTCCTGAAGTGTCAATTCAATATCATCAATGTTGACCTTTTGCAGTTCAGTGCCCCTGGATTTTATGGACACGTTCAAACATTTGCATACAATATGCATCTTACACAATCGGTATACACTGTTTTCTGAAAGAAATTCGAGAAACTCAAGCACACAGTTTCGCGATGCCGGGACTCGTACACCGTACATACACAGATCAGTTAATTCTCCTGGTGGTATGGAAACAATATTCCCGAAATGGCTATGCTCGTCGTAAAGCTTCTAATGTTCGAAATTTGAATCAACCGAAGGCTTCGACGGATAATTAGAACGAAACAATAGAAAGTATGAAACAATAGAGTTCGGCTTAAGGAGTAGCTGCCGCAACACTGTACGTTCGCGGTGTTGTTAAATTTCAAATCGTGTGTCGAGGCTGTGTTCGATTAAGCAGAACACTGCTACAGAGAGATATTTATTTTCGTAGAGAGCCGAAACGCTTCGGCTATGGATTCGCTGGTGTTTCCGAGTCGACTACCGTCCAATCCGTTCCGTCGGCTAATTCATACACTGTTGACAGACACGCATACTCCGAGCCAAGTAAACGAATTACCGAAGGGAGCTCAGTGGCGAATATATTTGCTTCTAAGAGTTCGTTTTCACCGTATACGGAGGTAgttttgaatattaataatcGTATAGCTCGTGCGAACTGTCCCGAATGATTCGTTACAGTTTTATTAAATGATAAATTCCTACATTTCTTGGCTACAACGCGCGTATTTACAAGTATTTCGGAAAATCTTCGGAGGCTCTACTAAAAATAAACACTGATTTATAGGTGCGTGCAGATGCGTACGTGATCACCCCAGACAAAAACATACTTGCCTTGCTAGTCAATTGACCGACTTTTACCATATGACATCGGAATTCAATGGTGTGCGAACACACGAGTATGTacatgcacacacacacacaccacgcacgcgcgcgcgtacaCAGTATCCACGCACGTTCGACGCAAGGTTACTTGAAATTACACACGCGATATATAATTTTCGTCTAACATATTCGATAATTTCTATTTCATTTTATACTTGTCAATAATGTAGAATACATTCGTATGTAATGAACGAGTGATTTTACGACACTTTAAGAATATATCTTTTGACTAAAACTAAGGACTGTATATTATATgcagattttatttttcatgtataTTTACTAGTATTTTCTATGAATATTCAAGACTCAAAGTAGGCGGGAATGCTATTTTCAAGATATTCCGTTCAATTCTTCTTTCTAAATGTAGgaagtgtaatatataaaaCGAAGCGCCACGCGAATCCATGATTTTCGAATATATTAAGGATATGCAGGCATTTGTATAAAAACACATCTCTATTTGTAAACGAAACAATcttgtattctttttttaaacaacaTTATATTGCGGAGATAACATTCATtatgtatattattttacagaGATATGGATATTGTATATTatctgtataataataatactgtcCGAACATATTATATTTGTAACAGGATTATATACATGTTTCTTTTATCataaaatttttatctgtacATAACAGAATATAAAACGATATTATAATGCAACTATCGGAATGTTAGTTGAATAAAATGGAACAAGCAACAGAAGTGTATATGAAAATATTTGTTAGTTTCATACTCGGGTGCGAAGGCATTCTTGTTTCCACTTGAAATACTCATTAAATCGTATCGCAGCGTAcctataaattattataccgaatgatataaaatattttcgtaAAGATACTAGTACAATAACAGTTACAAGGAAGGACAAGTGACTGTTCCTATACATTTAGTATCTACAATTTTTCTGTATATTATACATAGAGATACTTACTCTAGAAAATCAAAGTCGATTGTCGAATGCTCACTCTGTATAAGTCCCCAACAACCccaaaaaaagtgtgacaaaagaacaaatttatttacttgtatatacagtaaattaatttcattttcagGTACATAGTTTACATTATTGTATTCCTGAAGATATATGCTTAGCCATGCTTTCTGCAGCTCTCCTTCAGGGTACAAAGAATAATCAGGATTATCAATACCTAcaataattttcatgttattagTTCAATAAATAATCACTTTCAGCGTAGAAATCAGAAAATATCGCttgcaaaataatatttaagtatataattataaattaccaGCAAATTCGGCAAAATGATTAGCTATATCGAAAGCTTGATAATTATAAGCGGTATATTCAAAGTCGATAAAAGTAACAGTGTTTTCTTTCTCATTGTAAATCACATTTCCTAGAAGTAAATCATTGTGAGCAAAAACAACATTGCTATTTAGATCTTCGAGCTCCGCCTTTAAGAGCTGATAATTCTGTTTTAACACGGTAAATGGTTTTATAAGTTTCTCGAATCTGAAAGTGAGAATGATCACAATTTGTCGAACAGTTTGAAGCGTGCGGTTCCTAAATGTTCATAATACGTTACCTGGCTTGTTTGGAATCGTCGGAAAACTCTTTTGGCATGATCTCCATAAACTTTTCTACTTTGCCCCAAATGCATGCTTCTTTGGAAATATCATTGCTATCGGGTTTAAGTTTATGCATCTGCGCCATTCTCTTGGCGATTAAAGTATATACATTGGGGTTCTTTACTGTTTCTGTTGTAAGCGTAGTACCTTCGATAAACTGGTAAGCTAAACCATTATTAAACGTGGCGTAAATGGAATGTGTAAAACCCGCTTTATTTAATATCTGTGGGATACGTAAATATACTTTTCGTTACCTGGATCCATTCTCATTAACGCAACAATATATATTCCGACGTATGTATACTTACTCGAATGTTTCTTGTTTCATCTTTACGATTGATTAGCAAATCTGTTTTGTGCCCATAAACTCTGACCAAAACCATCTCATTGTAATGCCCGAAACACCACACTCCTATAAGTTTATTCGTGATCCCATCTGTAAATAtctgaaaataaaattgaatgtAATAGCAATCTACATAGTTTATCTTCTACAAGTGCTACTTATTATAAATCATTGTTATCAGTAGAATGAAATCTGAACCGAGTACTACAAACTTGTTGTCAACAGATAAAGCCAGATATTACATAAGCTATACATTGACCTCAAATTCTCCATAATCATTAGTTTACTACTATCATCTTCTTtgataaattcatttttatagtatactagctttactacatggcttcgcccaaaatttggattctgattttataaaaaaatattgttttttaggttttttttttggcgaaaatagtcacattcatctggattagtcagcaataatgagctgaggcacattccatgattccagagtttatcgttcgaaagtgtttaggcgaca is a window encoding:
- the Eas gene encoding ethanolamine kinase 1 isoform X1; translated protein: MDQICEEPYFDITIDENEIVDGAKEIIKKIRPTWPLDKLHFKIFTDGITNKLIGVWCFGHYNEMVLVRVYGHKTDLLINRKDETRNIRILNKAGFTHSIYATFNNGLAYQFIEGTTLTTETVKNPNVYTLIAKRMAQMHKLKPDSNDISKEACIWGKVEKFMEIMPKEFSDDSKQARFEKLIKPFTVLKQNYQLLKAELEDLNSNVVFAHNDLLLGNVIYNEKENTVTFIDFEYTAYNYQAFDIANHFAEFAGIDNPDYSLYPEGELQKAWLSIYLQEYNNVNYVPENEINLLYIQVNKFVLLSHFFWGCWGLIQSEHSTIDFDFLEYAAIRFNEYFKWKQECLRTRV
- the Eas gene encoding ethanolamine kinase 1 isoform X2, yielding MVLVRVYGHKTDLLINRKDETRNIRILNKAGFTHSIYATFNNGLAYQFIEGTTLTTETVKNPNVYTLIAKRMAQMHKLKPDSNDISKEACIWGKVEKFMEIMPKEFSDDSKQARFEKLIKPFTVLKQNYQLLKAELEDLNSNVVFAHNDLLLGNVIYNEKENTVTFIDFEYTAYNYQAFDIANHFAEFAGIDNPDYSLYPEGELQKAWLSIYLQEYNNVNYVPENEINLLYIQVNKFVLLSHFFWGCWGLIQSEHSTIDFDFLEYAAIRFNEYFKWKQECLRTRV